One segment of Patulibacter sp. SYSU D01012 DNA contains the following:
- a CDS encoding TetR/AcrR family transcriptional regulator: MPAADRPAPAADAAAVAGFPHGRVPRAVREEQVLAIAQGLFAERGYQGASMDEVALRAGVSKPVVYDLVGNKEALYLRCVERAGRALADVVATAALAEQDAAGRMRAGAIAFLRFVAEERGGWDLLLTAGPEPGAEPILAVRAQQSALLTSLVRETIDAQGLDLEPWRTESVAHALNGAFEGLAYWWRAHREIDAEELVDWITRLFLPGIEALAGPTGGDGG; encoded by the coding sequence ATGCCCGCCGCCGACCGCCCCGCCCCCGCCGCCGACGCGGCCGCCGTCGCCGGGTTCCCGCACGGCCGCGTGCCGCGCGCGGTGCGCGAGGAGCAGGTGCTGGCGATCGCGCAGGGCCTGTTCGCCGAGCGCGGCTACCAAGGCGCCTCGATGGACGAGGTCGCGCTGCGCGCCGGCGTCTCGAAGCCCGTGGTCTACGACCTGGTCGGCAACAAGGAGGCCCTGTACCTGCGCTGCGTCGAGCGCGCCGGCCGCGCCCTGGCCGACGTGGTCGCGACCGCGGCGCTCGCCGAGCAGGACGCCGCCGGGCGGATGCGGGCGGGCGCGATCGCCTTCCTGCGCTTCGTTGCCGAGGAGCGCGGTGGCTGGGACCTGCTGCTGACCGCCGGCCCCGAGCCCGGCGCCGAGCCGATCCTCGCCGTGCGGGCGCAGCAGAGCGCGCTGCTGACCTCGCTGGTGCGCGAGACGATCGACGCGCAGGGCCTGGACCTGGAGCCGTGGCGCACGGAGTCCGTGGCGCACGCCCTCAACGGCGCGTTCGAGGGCCTGGCGTACTGGTGGCGCGCGCACCGCGAGATCGACGCCGAGGAGCTCGTCGACTGGATCACCCGGCTCTTCCTGCCGGGGATCGAAGCGCTGGCCGGCCCCACCGGCGGCGACGGGGGCTGA
- the aspS gene encoding aspartate--tRNA ligase — protein sequence MPAPEPASTVPDSDATKSERIARLVQETVGAAPVHANRFRTQWAGLAGEDAVGTTLRVAGWVHRRRDHGGLIFVDLRDRTGLLQVVFDPATCGAEVFAAAERLRSEHVLTVEGDLTARGAEHVNPKMATGAVELRAATLETLAEADTPPFPVDEDGPVDELVRLRNRVVDLRRQVNRDALLLRSRIVRAIRDAMEEEGFLDIETPYLTRSSPEGARDFLVPSRLQAGSFYALPQSPQQLKQMLMVAGFERYYQIVRCFRDEDLRADRQPEFTQLDAELSFVDEDDVIATFERVMSRAFAAGGLDVAAPAWERMPYDEALLRYGNDRPDRRFGLEIQELSDALRGTEFKVFAGTLASGGVVRGINAGGLTVPRKQLDELTEIAKKAGAGGLVWGFVEEDGSWRSPIAKFLTSDEIDAIKTTLDASPGDLLLIVADQAAVAANVLGVLRLELADRFGLREDRNDVFWVVDFPMFERSAEGDRWDAVHHPFTQPSAPGGGALTPEDLAPGGRFGAPHPDGPSATGGAAPDDAPAPAPEASGPGALRSRAYDLVVNGWEVGGGSIRINRVEQQLAVLELLGIDAEEAEEQFGHLLRALKAGAPPHGGIAFGVDRLAALCAGRDSLRDVIAFPKTSSGGDPLTGAPAPVDAGQLGELALRSTVEPPAAG from the coding sequence ATGCCTGCTCCGGAGCCCGCGTCCACCGTCCCCGACTCCGACGCCACGAAGAGCGAGCGGATCGCCCGCCTCGTCCAGGAGACGGTCGGGGCGGCGCCGGTCCACGCCAACCGCTTCCGCACGCAGTGGGCGGGCCTGGCGGGGGAGGACGCCGTCGGGACGACGCTGCGGGTCGCCGGCTGGGTCCACCGCCGCCGCGACCACGGCGGACTCATCTTCGTCGACCTGCGCGACCGCACCGGCCTGCTGCAGGTCGTCTTCGATCCCGCCACGTGCGGCGCGGAGGTCTTCGCCGCCGCCGAGCGCCTGCGCTCGGAGCACGTCCTCACGGTCGAGGGCGATCTGACCGCCCGCGGCGCCGAGCACGTCAACCCGAAGATGGCCACGGGCGCCGTCGAGCTGCGCGCCGCGACCCTGGAGACGCTGGCCGAGGCCGACACGCCGCCGTTCCCGGTGGACGAGGACGGCCCGGTGGACGAGCTCGTCCGCCTGCGCAACCGCGTCGTCGACCTGCGCCGCCAGGTCAACCGCGACGCGCTCCTGCTGCGCTCGCGCATCGTCCGCGCGATCCGCGACGCGATGGAGGAGGAGGGCTTCCTCGACATCGAGACGCCCTACCTGACCCGCTCGTCGCCCGAGGGCGCCCGCGACTTCCTCGTCCCCTCGCGCCTGCAGGCCGGCTCGTTCTACGCGCTGCCGCAGAGCCCGCAGCAGCTCAAGCAGATGCTGATGGTGGCGGGCTTCGAGCGCTACTACCAGATCGTCCGCTGCTTCCGCGACGAGGACCTGCGCGCCGACCGCCAGCCCGAGTTCACGCAGCTCGACGCCGAGCTGAGCTTCGTCGACGAGGACGACGTCATCGCGACGTTCGAGCGCGTCATGTCGCGCGCGTTCGCGGCCGGCGGCCTCGACGTCGCCGCCCCGGCGTGGGAGCGCATGCCCTACGACGAGGCGCTGCTGCGCTACGGCAACGACCGCCCCGACCGCCGCTTCGGCCTGGAGATCCAGGAGCTCTCGGACGCCCTGCGCGGCACGGAGTTCAAGGTCTTCGCCGGCACGCTCGCGTCCGGCGGCGTCGTCCGCGGCATCAACGCCGGCGGGCTGACCGTCCCGCGCAAGCAGCTCGACGAGCTGACCGAGATCGCGAAGAAGGCCGGCGCCGGCGGCCTGGTCTGGGGCTTCGTCGAGGAGGACGGCTCCTGGCGCTCCCCGATCGCGAAGTTCCTCACGTCCGACGAGATCGACGCGATCAAGACGACGCTCGACGCCTCGCCGGGCGACCTGCTGCTGATCGTCGCGGACCAGGCGGCGGTCGCCGCGAACGTCCTCGGCGTCCTGCGCCTGGAGCTCGCGGACCGCTTCGGTCTGCGCGAGGACCGCAACGACGTCTTCTGGGTCGTCGACTTCCCGATGTTCGAGCGCTCCGCCGAGGGGGATCGCTGGGACGCGGTGCACCACCCGTTCACGCAGCCGTCCGCGCCCGGCGGCGGCGCGCTGACGCCCGAGGACCTGGCGCCCGGCGGCCGCTTCGGCGCGCCGCACCCGGACGGCCCCAGCGCCACCGGCGGCGCGGCCCCGGACGACGCGCCCGCGCCGGCGCCGGAGGCGAGCGGCCCCGGCGCCCTGCGCTCCCGCGCCTACGACCTGGTCGTCAACGGCTGGGAGGTCGGCGGCGGCTCCATCCGCATCAACCGCGTCGAGCAGCAGCTCGCCGTGCTCGAGCTGCTCGGCATCGACGCCGAGGAGGCCGAGGAGCAGTTCGGCCACCTGCTGCGCGCCCTGAAGGCCGGCGCGCCGCCGCACGGCGGCATCGCGTTCGGCGTCGACCGCCTGGCCGCCCTGTGCGCCGGCCGCGACTCGCTGCGCGACGTCATCGCCTTCCCGAAGACGTCGTCGGGCGGCGATCCGCTCACCGGCGCGCCGGCGCCCGTCGACGCGGGGCAGCTCGGCGAGCTGGCGCTGCGCTCGACGGTCGAGCCGCCCGCCGCGGGCTGA
- a CDS encoding HAMP domain-containing methyl-accepting chemotaxis protein — protein MRLTIALKLALAFAAVVVITAVIGVYAITRTSAMSDATTALTDRVVPATTTIGTLKDKTGSYRRNQILYVAGQSNDKQLAENQADIDAAIQDYETKYVSGESDRNALDAFVAQWKTYRETTAGFKDVARNDIDATMKILAEGDGDKAWEDTKSAIAGWSGAVDKVAQAADAKARDTASTTRTTTLILLVAGILVAAGMAALLVRTIARGLRAIVTAARGIAQGDVQQQLDLHSNDEVGDAGEAFRDMVGYLQDAVVIADRIAAGDVSVDVEPRGDRDALGHAFVGMTESLRGALGDVAGSIGTVSTASHEMSSAADEAGRAVAEIAEAIAQIARGAEQQAVSLAETRELVEEVSSSIDESTAAAEQTASAADGARTIARDGVGAAEQATSAMQALRDSSAEVAAAIRDLGAKSDEIGGIVVTITGIAEQTNLLALNAAIEAARAGEQGRGFAVVAEEVRKLAEESQGAAANISDLIGHMQGETQKAVAVVERTVERTEAGTETVEHAREAFERIGASVEDMDTRVRSITELTHRIHAGAAQVDERIREVAELAQRSSAATEDVSASTEQTSASAQQIAASTDSLASTADEVASVIGRFRLTV, from the coding sequence GTGCGTCTCACGATCGCTCTCAAACTGGCGCTCGCCTTCGCGGCGGTCGTCGTCATCACCGCCGTCATCGGCGTCTACGCCATCACCCGCACGTCCGCCATGAGCGACGCCACCACGGCCCTCACGGACCGCGTCGTCCCGGCCACGACCACCATCGGCACGCTGAAGGACAAGACCGGCTCGTACCGCCGCAACCAGATCCTCTACGTCGCCGGCCAGTCCAACGACAAGCAGCTCGCCGAGAACCAGGCCGACATCGACGCGGCGATCCAGGACTACGAGACGAAGTACGTCTCCGGCGAGAGCGACCGCAACGCGCTCGACGCGTTCGTCGCGCAGTGGAAGACGTACCGCGAAACGACCGCCGGGTTCAAGGACGTCGCCCGCAACGACATCGACGCCACGATGAAGATCCTGGCGGAGGGCGACGGCGACAAGGCGTGGGAGGACACGAAGTCCGCGATCGCCGGATGGAGCGGCGCCGTCGACAAGGTCGCGCAGGCCGCCGACGCGAAGGCGCGCGACACCGCCAGCACCACCCGCACCACCACGCTGATCCTGCTCGTCGCCGGCATCCTGGTCGCCGCGGGCATGGCCGCGCTGCTCGTCCGCACGATCGCGCGCGGCCTGCGCGCCATCGTCACCGCCGCCCGCGGGATCGCCCAGGGCGACGTGCAGCAGCAGCTCGACCTGCACTCCAACGACGAGGTCGGCGACGCCGGCGAGGCGTTCCGCGACATGGTCGGCTACCTGCAGGACGCCGTCGTCATCGCCGACCGCATCGCCGCCGGCGACGTGTCCGTCGACGTCGAGCCGCGCGGCGACCGCGACGCCCTGGGCCACGCGTTCGTCGGCATGACGGAGTCGCTGCGCGGGGCGCTCGGCGACGTCGCCGGCTCCATCGGCACCGTCTCCACCGCCTCGCACGAGATGTCGTCGGCCGCCGACGAGGCCGGCCGCGCCGTCGCCGAGATCGCCGAGGCCATCGCCCAGATCGCCCGCGGCGCCGAGCAGCAGGCCGTCTCGCTGGCCGAGACGCGCGAGCTGGTCGAGGAGGTCTCCTCCAGCATCGACGAGTCCACGGCCGCCGCCGAGCAGACCGCGTCGGCCGCCGACGGCGCCCGCACGATCGCCCGCGACGGCGTCGGCGCGGCCGAGCAGGCCACGTCCGCCATGCAGGCGCTGCGCGACTCGTCCGCCGAGGTCGCCGCCGCGATCCGCGACCTCGGCGCGAAGAGCGACGAGATCGGCGGCATCGTCGTCACGATCACCGGCATCGCCGAGCAGACGAACCTGCTGGCGCTGAACGCGGCGATCGAGGCGGCGCGCGCCGGCGAGCAGGGCCGCGGCTTCGCGGTCGTCGCCGAGGAGGTCCGCAAGCTGGCCGAGGAGTCCCAGGGCGCCGCGGCGAACATCTCCGACCTGATCGGGCACATGCAGGGCGAGACGCAGAAGGCCGTCGCGGTCGTCGAGCGCACCGTCGAGCGCACCGAGGCCGGCACGGAGACCGTCGAGCACGCCCGCGAGGCGTTCGAGCGGATCGGCGCGTCCGTCGAGGACATGGACACGCGCGTCCGGTCGATCACGGAGCTGACGCACCGCATCCACGCCGGCGCCGCCCAGGTCGACGAGCGCATCCGCGAGGTCGCCGAGCTGGCGCAGCGCTCCTCCGCCGCGACCGAGGACGTCTCGGCGTCGACGGAGCAGACGTCCGCGTCCGCGCAGCAGATCGCCGCGTCGACCGACTCGCTGGCGTCGACCGCCGACGAGGTCGCGAGCGTCATCGGGCGCTTCCGCCTGACGGTCTAG
- a CDS encoding GNAT family N-acetyltransferase, with protein sequence MPVDPSSAAAPRLRPVGPDDAALLVTLYRTGPAAAAFAAAGLPAAALEGLLAQQHDAREQGYAAAHPDRDDLVIEVAGRAVGRLLLARGRDDHRVVDVALLPDARGRGTGTAVLRRAQAGAAAAAVPLRLHADRGGPAEALYRRLGFVDDGVPDAFRVPLVWRP encoded by the coding sequence GTGCCCGTCGACCCGTCGTCCGCCGCCGCGCCGCGCCTGCGTCCCGTCGGCCCCGACGACGCCGCGCTCCTCGTCACCCTGTACCGCACGGGACCGGCCGCCGCGGCGTTCGCCGCCGCCGGTCTGCCGGCCGCCGCGCTCGAGGGCCTGCTGGCCCAGCAGCACGACGCCCGCGAGCAGGGGTACGCGGCGGCGCACCCGGACCGCGACGACCTGGTGATCGAGGTCGCCGGACGGGCGGTCGGCCGCCTGCTGCTCGCCCGGGGCCGCGACGACCACCGCGTCGTGGACGTGGCGCTGCTGCCCGACGCGCGCGGACGGGGGACCGGGACGGCGGTGCTGCGGCGGGCCCAGGCGGGCGCGGCCGCCGCCGCGGTGCCGCTGCGGCTGCACGCCGACCGGGGCGGCCCGGCGGAGGCGCTCTACCGGCGCCTGGGCTTCGTCGACGACGGGGTGCCGGACGCGTTCCGCGTGCCGCTCGTCTGGCGACCGTAG